The region TGCAGGTGGTGAAAGTGACCCAGAACGGCGTCGGCACGTTTTCGTTCGGCGGCAGCAACGGCATCGCCAATCACGACATCACCACCGTCACCGCGGGTACCGGTGTGGCCGGTCCGGTGCAGGTGCTGACCGCCGCGAGCACCGCGACCACCGTTACCGAGGCGCCGCTGCCGGCCGGTTATCTGCTCGGCGGCATTTCCTGCAGCGGACTCGGCGCCGGCGGCAATGCGACCGTCGACCTGCCGAACCGCAGCGTGAACCTCGACGCCGCCGCGACCGCATCGGGCAGCGCCATCGTCTGCACCTTCACCAACATCGCCCAGGTCGCCGACCTCGCCATCACCAAGACCAACACGCCCTTGGCCGGCGACAACGACCAGGCCAACGACACCCTCGTGCGCGGCGCCACCACGCAATACACCTTGCGCGTCACCAACAACGGCCCGGTATCGGTGACCGGTGCAGTGGTGCGCGACACGCCCGGCGCGGGCTTGAACTGCCCGAGCGGCAACCTGGTGAGCTGCAGCAGCGTGCCTGCCGGCGCCTGCCCGGGCGCACCGAGCCCGATCCTGATGAGCGACCTGACCGCGGGCGTACCGCTGGGCACGCTGTCGGTCGGCACGGTAGCGACCCTGACGTTTTCGTGCACCGTGCTATGACGGGGCGGCGGAACCGCTTCCGCCCCGCCTGCTAGATTTCCCCGCTGGATTTGCGATCGCAGGGCCAGCTCGCGCGATCGGCCCTGCGTTCGTCAGCAGCGATGGATTCGCCGGCTCTGTATTTCGCTATCGCGCAGCGCCGTCGCTGCGCGAACCTCATGGCCGTGCTTGGCCGTGTCTGGCCGGACCCGCCGTGAGGTCCGATCACCCAGTTGCGCGCAGCGCCCGTTGCGCCGGCCCGCTACAGCACCGTGCACGAGAAGCTGAGCGTTACCACCGCGCCCAGCGGTAAGGTACCCAGCGCCACACCGGCCGTCAGATCGCTCATCAGGATCGGACTCGGAGCGGCCGGGCACGCGCCGGCGGTGGCACTGCTGCAGCTCACCACATTGCCGGCCGGGCAGTTCAAGCCCCCGCCCGGTGTGTCGCGCACCACCGCACCGGTCACCGACACCGGCCCGTTGTTGGTGACACGCAAGGTGTATTGCGTGATGGCGCCGCGCACCAGGGTGTCGTTGGCCTGGTCGTTGTCGCCGGCCAAGGGCGTGTTGGTCTTGGTGATGACGAGGTCGGCGACCTGAGCGATGTTGGTGAAGGTGCAGACGATGGCGCTGCCGGCGGCGGTCGCCGCGGCATCGAGCGTCACGCTGCGGTTCGGCAGGTCGACGCTGGCGTTGCCGCCGGCACCGAGTCCGCTGCAGGAAATACCGCCGAGCAAATAGCCGACCGGCAGCGGCGCCTCGGTAACGGTGGTCGCGGTGCTCGCGGCGGTCAACACCTGCACCGGGCCGGCCACACCGGTACCCGCGGTGACGGTGGTGATGTCGTGATTGGCGATGCCGTTGCTACCGCCGAACGAAAACGTGCCGACGCCGTTCTGGGTCACTTTCACCACCTGCAACGTAGGCAGCCGCGCATTGGTCGCGATGCAGCTGATCTCGCTGAGGTTGGCGTTGGCGGTGTTCGGCGTGGTCGGCGGCCCGACCGGTGCGCTGATCAGGCTGAAGAAGGTGCGGGTGGTGCCGGCGGCGCCAAGCGTCACCGCAGCACCGGAGCGGTCGGTACAGGCGATGCTCGAGCTGTAATTGCTGAGACTAGTGCCGGTGCCGGCGGTCTCGCTGACGGTGATGAGCGTACCGAGCGGCGCCGGCACCCAATCGGTGGTGCCGCCGTGGCCGACGTTCGCGACGGCGCCGGTGTTGGTCTGCACCGCGCTCGCCGACGGCGGCACGACCGACAGATTGAACAAGCCCGGGTCCGACGTCGGCACCAGCGCCTTGCTCAGGCGCACGCGCGGCAACAGAGTGATCGGGTAATCCTCGACCTCGCCGCTGTCGGCCGACGCGGTCGGGATCTGCACCTCGCCGCTGGTGTAGCCCACGCGCAGCCGTGCGTAGCTTTCGCCGGCTACATACGTCGCGCCGGTCGGAATGGTCCAGTTGAGCGGCAGATTGCCACTCCCGCTCGGTGTCGCGCAGGCGCGCTCGGCGGTCTCGAAGCTGCCGTTGCGATTGAAGTCGATCCAGCCGCACAACTGCGGCGACGCCCCGGGCACGGTCTGGAAACCTGCCACGGGTACCGACAGCGTGTAGGTGCCGACACCGACCGGCGGCAGCGAAGCGAAGGCATTGTCGCTGTCGCCGCCTGCATTCGCGCTGGTCAGCGGATTGGACGCGTCCAGCAACGCCGTCGTCGTATGCACGGTGTTCACCGCATCGGCTTCGGCCGCATGCGCTCCGGCCGCCGGCGTCGTGGTGGAACCGAGGAACAAGCCGCCGACCGTGTGTTGCGCGGCGCCGTAGCTGCCGGGCGCGTCGCTGACATCCTCATCGAGGGTGATCGACAGACCGTAGCCGTCCGGGGTGAGGTTATTGGTGCCGTTGCCGCCGACCTGATTCATGCGATTGGCGACGAAGAACGTGATCACTCGGTAAGTGCCGTTGACCTGGAACGTGCCGCAGCCGGCGGTAGCGTTGTTGAGGCAGTCGACGCCGCCGGCGTTGAAGCCGCTGCGCACGCGCGGCATGCCCGCGCCCGGCACGCCCACCGGCGCGGGGGCGACGATCAGCCGGGTGCCGGCACCTGGACCGAGCGCGGTCAGGGTCGCTCCCGGCGCTACCGCGGTGTCGATGGTCCAGGCAGTGGTGTTGCGGGAGTTTCCGGTCGCGGCGGCCCACTCGCTGACATGGAAGCGCGGGTTGGTCACCGGGCGGCTGAAGGTGAAGGTCAAGGTGCCGGCCGCCTGCTCGCCGCCGACCGCGACCACCGCCGAACCGGGGGTCAACAGCCGATAGCTGACCTGGGCGATGCTGATCGGCGGATCGAAGTAGCTATTGGTCGTGGCGAGGTGCGCGCCGGTGCCGTTGAAGGTGGTCGGCCCGGTACCGGCTGCGGTGACATTCACCGTGACCCCGGAGGGAAACGCGGTATTGCTGCCGAACCCCGTGGGCACGCCGTTGCTTTCGGCGGCGAACGCGCCGGTACCGGCCCCGCCCCACAACAGCACCGAGGCCAACACAGTGAGCACAGAGCGCCTCCAGCGTCCGCGCGGTGCCAGCGAACCCCGGGAGCCTCGTGCCAATGCACATCGTTCGACGCTTGCCGTTCTCATGACCCACCTCGTTGCCGCATTCGACGTCGCGCAGACGGATGACGCAGGCGTGCGGCATGGGGTTCGGGACGTCGTTGTCCGGCCCGGAGCGATCAGGCGATCCTTTGCTTCAGCCCGCAGCGGTCCCTGGCGCGACCGGCGATGGCCGCACAGGCTTGCTCCGCACCGGCTGTTCCCGGGCGATGTATCCCCATTCCGCTGAATGCACGCCCTCCCCGGGCGCCGCCAGATTCCGCATATATGTGATATGCATCACAAATATCATGCCAAACCCGAAGCCCAGTCAAGACGGGCGCGGAGGTTTGGCCGGAGAGGCATGTATTTGACGTGCAGGGCAGATCGCTGACGCACAGCGTCAATGTCTGCTTGGGTATTCAGGGACGGATCCGGCCTGCTCCGGGCGCAGTGACCCGCCTGCCGGCATCGGCAGTCGGCTCGATTGAGTCCATCGGGTCCATCGGGTCCATCGAGCCTGGCGGCCCCAGGCGGTGCGGCGCCTGGCTCAGACCTCCAGGGTCATCCCCGGCCGCGCCAGTTGCACCTCGATGCCGTAGCGCTCGCCTATCTCGCCGGCCAGCGCTTCGCGCGCCTTGTCTTCGCCGTGGACCAGGGCCAGTTGCGGGCGGCCGCCGATCTGGCCGTACCACTCGATCAGGCCCTTTTGGTCGGTGTGCGCCGACAGCCCGCCGATGGTGTGGCGCTGCGCGTTGGCGCGGACATCCTTGCCGTGGATGCGCACCCACGGCGCGCCGTCTACTAGGCGCCGGCCGATCGTGCCTTCGGCTTGATAGCCGACGAACACCACATGGGTCTGCGGCTTGCCGAGGTTGTGCTTGAAGTGATGCAGGATGCGGCCGGCGTTGGCCATGCCGGAACCGGCGATGACGATGGCGCCGCGTTCGATGCGGTTGATCGCCATCGATTCTTCGGCGCTCGCGGTCAGGCGCAGGTTCGGCAGCTGGAACGGGTTGGGTTTGTCCTTCCACACTTGCAGCGCGTCTTCGTCGAACAACTGGGCATGGCGGTCGTAGACACCGACCACCTTGGCCGCCATCGGGCTGTCGAGAAAGATCTGCCAGCGCGACAGGTTCCACTCGTCCCAGTACTTGGCGAACCAGTACAGCAGCTCCTGGCTGCGGCCCACCGCGAACGCCGGGATCAACACGTTGCCGCCATCGTTCCAGGCCTGTTCGAGGATGCGGCCGAGTTCGAGGATGGTTTCGGCGCGGTCTTTGTGCAGGCGGTCGCCGTAGGTCGATTCCATCAGCACCAGGTCGGCCTGCGCGATCGGCGCGGGGTCGCGCAGGATCGGCGTGCCCTTCGGCCCGATGTCGCCGGAGAACACCAGGGTCCGTCCGTCGGCTCGCAACTCGACCGCGGAGGAACCGAGGATATGCCCGGCCTCGCGGAATGCGATCTCGATGCCGGGCAGGATCGTGCGCGGGCTGTCGTAGGGCAAGGATTCGACCCGCTGCATGGTCGCCTCGACGTCTTCGCGCGTATACAGCGGCAACGCTTCGGGCTGTCCCTGCGCGCGCCGGCGGTTGCTGCGCTCGGTTTCGCTTTCGGCGATGGACGCCGAATCCAGCAGCATGATGCGCATCAAGTCGGCGGTCGCGGCCTGGGCATAGATCGGCCCGCGGAAACCCCGCCGCACCAGCAAGGGCACGCGGCCAATGTGGTCGATGTGGGCGTGGCTGATCACCAGCGCGTCCAACGCGGCGACGTCGAAAGCGAAGGGGTCGAAGTTGCGGCGCTCGGCTTCGGGGCTGCCCTGGATCATGCCGCAGTCGAGCAAGATGCGATGGCCGCCGGCCTCGACCTCGTGCAGGGAACCGGTGACTTCGCCGGCCGCGCCGTGGAAATGGACTCGCATGCAATGGGCTCCGCAGCTATCGACAAAGGCGAACGCTAGCACGGCCCCTGCGAAGGTCCCTGCCTGCGATCTGCACGCAAGCACCGCATCCGGCGGATCGCCGCGGATCGCCGTCCTGGGCTCGAATCGCTGGACTCGGCGCAGCGGCCACACAAACCGGGCAAAACTGAACGAATTCGCGCCACCCCACATGACCTTCGACACCCTTCCCGGCCCCGGAACGGGACTATCGTCCGCCCGTGATCCGGGCAAGACCGTGCAGCGCCGGTCCGAAATCCGCCACACTCCCGATTCGTATTTCGCCAACGCCTTTCCGGCTGGAGTCCGCTGTGACCTTCAAAAAACCGCAAGTCCTGCTGTTGTCCCTCGCTATCGCCACGGTCGTGGCCGCCTGCGGCAAGCAGGAAACCCCTGCCCCGACCGCGCCGGCCGCCGCCGACAAGCCGGCCGAAACCAGCGCGCTGAAGCTCGACGAGAGCAAGCTGCCGCCGGTCAACCGCTTCGTCGTCGCCGACCTGGACACCGCCAAGGACGCCTGCACCGACTTCGGCGGATACGTCAACGGCAAGTGGCTCGCCGCCAACGCCATCCCGGGCGACCGCACTTCGTGGGGCGCTTTCGAAATGCTCGATGAGCGTTCCACCGCGGTGCAGCGCCAGATCGCCGAACAAGCGGCGGCGGACAGCAAGGCCACCGGCGTGGAGAAGATCGTCGGCGACCTGTGGTCGACCGGCATGGACGCGGCCAAGATCAACGCCCAGGGCCTGGAGCCGCTGAAGGGCGACCTGGCCAAGATCGACACGCTCGACAGCGCCGAGAAGATCGCCGACTACCTGCGCAGCTCCGCCGCCACCGGCGACAACCCGCTGTTCGGCTTCGGCGCCGAAGCCGACTTCAAGGATTCGGCCAACAACATCGCTTACGCATCGCAGGGCGGCCTGGGCCTGCCGGACACGCCGTACTACTCCGACGCCAAGCACAAGGACAAGCTCGCCGCGTACGAGGCCCACATCGCCAAGGTACTCGAGCTCGGCGGCACGCCGGCGGCCGACGCCGCCAAGCAGGCCAAGGACGTGATCTCGTTCGAGACCCGCCTGGCCAAGGCCTCGAAGTCGCGCGAAGAGCTGTCGCGCGACGTCTCGCTGTACTACAACCCGGTCAGCCCGGCCGACGCCGACAAGCTGACGCCGAACTTCTCCTGGACCAAGTTCTTCGAGTCGCAGGGCGTGGCCCTGCCGAAGATGTTCTCGCTCGCGGTGCCGGCCTTCCACCAGGAAGTCAGCAAGATGATCGGCGAAGTCCCGGCCGAACAGTGGAAGGCCTACCTGCGCTTCCACGCCATCGATGGCGCCTCGCCGTACCTGTCGGACGCCTTCGTCGAAGAGAACTTCAACTTCTACAGCAAGACCCTGCGCGGCCAGAAGGAACTGAAGGAACGCGGCAAGCGCGTGCTCGACACCATCGAAGGCCAGGCCGGCGAAGCGCTGGGCCAGATGTACGTCAAGGTGGCCTTCACTCCGGAATCCAAGGAGCGCATGCAGACCCTGGTCAAGAACCTCAGCGAAGCCCTCAAGGTGCGCATCGAGAACCTGGCCTGGATGAGCGCCGACACCAAGAAGAAGGCGATCGAGAAGTGGGCCAGCTTCACGCCCAAGATCGGTTACCCGGACAAGTGGCGCGACTGGAACGGCCTGGCGACCAGCCGCGACAGCTACTACGCCAACGTCAAGGCGGCCAACGAGTTCAACTACAAGTGGAACCTGGGCAAGATCGGCAAGCCGGTCGACAAGACCGAATGGGGCATGCCGCCGCAGATGGTCAACGCCTACTACAACCCGCTGCAGAACGAGATCGTGTTCCCGGCCGCGATCCTGCAGCCGCCGTTCTTCGATCCGAAGGCCGACGACGCCACCAACTACGGCGGCATCGGCGCGGTGATCGGCCACGAGATGACCCACGGTTACGACGACCAGGGTTCGCGTTTCGGACCCACCGGCAATATGGAAGTGTGGTGGGCGCCGAGCGACGCCAAGGCGTTCTCGGGCCTGACCGACAAGCTGATCCAGCAGTTCAACGCCTATGAAGCCGCCCCGGGCCAGCACGTCAACGGCAAGCACACCCTCGGCGAGAACATCGCCGACCTCGGCGGCCTGGCCACGGCCTACGACGCGATGAAGAAGGCCGCCGGCGACACCCCGGACCCGAAGACCGACGGTTTCACCCGCGACCAGCGCTTCTTCCTCAACTGGGCGACGGTGTGGCGCCGCAACTTCACCGCCGAAGAGATGAAGGTGCGTCTGCAGACCGACGAACACGCCCTGGCCAACTTCCGCGCGATCGGCGCGCCGTCGAACCTGCCGGCCTTCGCCGCCGCGTTCTCGTGCAAGCCGGGCCAGCCGATGGTCCGCGAGGGCGACAAGCAGGTGGTGATCTGGTGATCCATCGCGGCGCGGCCCGAGGGCCGCGCCGCAACCGAGATGCGGAACGAAAGGCCCGGGATTCCCGGGCCTTTTTTCTTGGCTGAAGCCCTCATCCGGCCTGCGGCCACCTTCTCCGGCTCCGGCAAACGGGTGAGCGGAGGCCGCTCGCGAGCCATCGGCCCGCGCGCTCGCGAACGCGAGGCGTTCGGGCCAAGGCACAGGTGGGGGGTGAGGGCCATCGGCCAGTCCTCCCAACCGCCAAACCCGTTCATCGCCGTCACCGACGCAGTTGTTAAACTCCCGCATCCCCAGGATGGAATACGCGATGTCGACCCTACGCCCGCTTGCCTGCGCCCTCGCCCTCAGCCTGATTGCCGGCCTGGCCTCGCCGACCGCCGATGCCGCCAAGAAGAAGGCCGCCGCCAAGCCCAAGGCGCCCGCCGCCGCATCGGCCTGCAGCGACTTCTATGCCAGCGCCAACGGCGACTGGCTGCGCAGCAACCCCTTGTCCGGCGCCGGTTCGGTGTCCTCGCTGGAAACCCTCGCCGCCAATGCGCGCAAGCAGCAGCTGGAACTGCTCAACAGCGCCATGACCGCGCCGCAGGGCAACGTGCAGAAGCTGCTCGGCGACTTCTGGGCCAGCGGCCTGGACGAAGCCGCGGTCGAGCGCGACGGCGCGCAGCCGATCGCCCCGCTGCTGGGCCGTATCAACGCGATCAAGAAGGCCAAGGAAATCCCGGCCTCGATCGCCGCGCTGCATCAGGTCGGTATCCCGGTCGCCTTCAACTTCGGCGCCGACATCGACCTGCAGGACCTGGAACGCCACATCGGCTATTTCAGCCAGGGCGGCCTCGGCCTGCCCGACCCGGCCTATTACACCCGCACCGACGCCGATACCCGTCAGTTGCTCGGCCACTACAACAACTACGTGCAGAAGATCCTGACCCTGACCGGCACGTCCAAGGACCAACTGGCGGCCGAGTCGCTGTTCGTGATCGATCTGGAAACCCGCATCGCCCGCGCCTCCAAATCGTTGCCGGACCTGCGCGACCCGCGCGCCAACTACGCCCCGGTCGCGGTCGCCACCCTGGCCAAGCAGTACAAGAACCTGCAGCTGGGCGCCTTCCTCAAGGCCCAGGGCGTCACCGACGACAGCGTCTCGCTGGCAAACCCGCAATTGTTCGCCGAACTCGACAAGCTGCTCGGCAGCCTCAAGCCGGACCAGTGGAAGACCTATCTGCGCTGGCGCGTCGGCGATTCGATGGCGCCGTACCTGGCCAAGCCGTTCCGCGACGCCGAATTCGAGTTCCGCGGCCGCGTGCTGCGCGGGCATGCCGCGCCGGCGCCCCGTCAGCAGGCCGTGCTCGACGCGATCACCCTCGCCGCCGGCCCGATGGTCGGCCACGAATACGCCGCGCGTTATCTGCCGGCCGCCACCGATGCGCGCGCCGAACAGATCGCCGCCCAGTTGCGCGACGCCTTGGGCAAGGCCATCGACGCCGACACCCGTTTCAGCGAGGCGGTCAAGCACGAAGCCCGCGCCAAGCTCGGCAAGCTCAAGATCGAAGTCGGCACGCCCAAGCGCGATCTCGACTACAGCGTGCAGCCGATGGGCCGCGGCAGCTTCGGCAGCAACATGCTGATCGCCTCGACCTGGCGCCACCGCGAGGAAATGAAGCGGATCGGTCGCGGCAACGCCGACCGTCGCTGGGACGTGCTGCCGCAGGAGCCGTCGCTGGCCTACGACATCGCCCAGAACCGCTTGATCGTGACCGCGGCGATGCTGCAGGCGCCGGTGCTCGACATGAGCAAGCCCGAGGCCGCGCAGTACGGCTCCTACGGCGCCCTGGTCGGCGCCGAGTTGACCCACGGCTTCGACAGCCGCGGCCGCTACGTCAACGCCAAACAGGAAGTGCGCGACTGGTGGACCCCGGCCGAAGTCTCGGCCTGGGACTCGCTCGCCGGCCGCGTCGCCGCGCAGTACGGCGCCGAGCCCTATCCGGGCCTCAACGGGGTCAAGGTCAACGGCAATCAGGTCCGCGAAGTCGCGATCGCCGACCAGGCCGGCGTCGAACTGGCATGGTCGGCGTTCCGCGCCGCGTCGCCGGCGGCGAGCAAGGACGCCGACCAGGCCTTCTTCCGCGCCTGGGCCGGCCTGTGGGCGCAGCAGCTGAGCCCGGAAGTCGCGGCGCAGCGTTCGGCCGCCGGCATCCATGCCCCGGGCCAGTGGCGCACCAACGTGCCGCTGTCGAACCTCGCCGCCTTCGGCGAGACTTTCGGCTGCAAGGCCGGCACCGCGATGCAGCGCAAGCCCGACCAACAGATCAAGGTGTTTCCCTGATCGAGGCGGCACGCAGCGAATCGCGATGAGCTATAACGAAAAAGCCCGGCGCAAGCCGGGCTTTTTCGTTGCCTGCCGTGGCCGCGCAAACTCAGAGCAAGGACAGCCCGTGCACTTGCGTGCGCTGGGTGTCGATGTCCAACACCCGGCCCTGGTCGTCGTACAACAGCAGGCGACCGTCCTGCTCGCGCACCGACACCGCCGCGCCGTACGGCCAGTCGATCGCCGCCAGCGAGGCCGCGTCGTTGAAGCGGACCAAGTGGAAGCGCATCGCCTCCTCGCCGTACAGGCCGACCAGGAAACCGTTGGCGAGCGACTTGATGCTGCAGTCGCGCAGCTTGCCGAGTGCATGCGCGGACAGGTGTACGCTGCGCCGGTAGTTCGACCACGAATACGCCAGCCGCATGCCGTCGTCGTCGGCCGAAACATCGAGCAATTGCGCGCCGGTGATCGGGTGCAGCCGCAGGCGTTGCTCCAGGCTCTCTGGCACGGCGTCGCGCGAGCGCAGCGAGCGCCGCGGCAAGCGGTAATGCCAGCAACTCGCGCCGCGCGCGTCCTGGATCAGGAACAACTCGTCGGCGGCGAAATACTCGGCCGCGATCACCCGGCTGTTGGGCTCGCTGACGCTCCACAGCACGTCCAGCGACGGCCGCGCCGCGTCGACCACCAGCAGGCGGTCGTTCGACACCAGCGACCAGGCGATGCCGTCGTAGCGATCGGCGGCGAACTGGATCGGCATCACCCCGAGGTCGGCGATCTCATGGTGGGCCAGATCCAGCCGTGCGATGCGCGACACCGCCTCACGCGGTGCGATCGCCAGCGCGACTTGCAGGCTGTCGGCGATCGCTAGCTTGTAGGCCGGCACCGCATAGCGGCGGACGCTGCGGCCGTGACGGTCGATCACCGCGACACCGGCTTCGCCGAGCGCGGCGAGATAACGGCCCTCGCCGATGGCGACGACGTCGTGCGCGGTATGCAGCCCGGCCGCGGGCGCCTGCCAGCGTTGCTCGCCCTGGCTCTCCCAGAGCTTGCGCCCGGCCACCGCCGGCACGCCCCACGCGGGCAGATCGGCGCGCAGCCAAGGGTCGCCGGACAACTTCAGCAGACGCTCCAAGTGCTGACGATCGAGGGCGTTCGCGCAAGCGGCGCGATCGGCCGCGAGCGCGGGCAACACGCGGGTGGCGAGCATGCGCACGGCCTTGCCGCTGCTTTTGGACGCCAGCAGCGCTTCGGCCAGGGCCGCGCGCGGCAACGGCGGCGACGCCGGATCGGCCAGGGTCGCGATGCGCTCGGCGTAGTGTTCGATCGTGTCGGGCAGCAGACTCGCGCGCTGCACCAGGGCGCGCGCCGACAATTCGTCGCCGGCGGCCTCGGCCGCGAGCAACCAGCGTCCGGCCTGGTCGCGCAGT is a window of Lysobacter antibioticus DNA encoding:
- a CDS encoding prealbumin-like fold domain-containing protein, which encodes MLTVLASVLLWGGAGTGAFAAESNGVPTGFGSNTAFPSGVTVNVTAAGTGPTTFNGTGAHLATTNSYFDPPISIAQVSYRLLTPGSAVVAVGGEQAAGTLTFTFSRPVTNPRFHVSEWAAATGNSRNTTAWTIDTAVAPGATLTALGPGAGTRLIVAPAPVGVPGAGMPRVRSGFNAGGVDCLNNATAGCGTFQVNGTYRVITFFVANRMNQVGGNGTNNLTPDGYGLSITLDEDVSDAPGSYGAAQHTVGGLFLGSTTTPAAGAHAAEADAVNTVHTTTALLDASNPLTSANAGGDSDNAFASLPPVGVGTYTLSVPVAGFQTVPGASPQLCGWIDFNRNGSFETAERACATPSGSGNLPLNWTIPTGATYVAGESYARLRVGYTSGEVQIPTASADSGEVEDYPITLLPRVRLSKALVPTSDPGLFNLSVVPPSASAVQTNTGAVANVGHGGTTDWVPAPLGTLITVSETAGTGTSLSNYSSSIACTDRSGAAVTLGAAGTTRTFFSLISAPVGPPTTPNTANANLSEISCIATNARLPTLQVVKVTQNGVGTFSFGGSNGIANHDITTVTAGTGVAGPVQVLTAASTATTVTEAPLPVGYLLGGISCSGLGAGGNASVDLPNRSVTLDAAATAAGSAIVCTFTNIAQVADLVITKTNTPLAGDNDQANDTLVRGAITQYTLRVTNNGPVSVTGAVVRDTPGGGLNCPAGNVVSCSSATAGACPAAPSPILMSDLTAGVALGTLPLGAVVTLSFSCTVL
- a CDS encoding MBL fold metallo-hydrolase RNA specificity domain-containing protein; translation: MRVHFHGAAGEVTGSLHEVEAGGHRILLDCGMIQGSPEAERRNFDPFAFDVAALDALVISHAHIDHIGRVPLLVRRGFRGPIYAQAATADLMRIMLLDSASIAESETERSNRRRAQGQPEALPLYTREDVEATMQRVESLPYDSPRTILPGIEIAFREAGHILGSSAVELRADGRTLVFSGDIGPKGTPILRDPAPIAQADLVLMESTYGDRLHKDRAETILELGRILEQAWNDGGNVLIPAFAVGRSQELLYWFAKYWDEWNLSRWQIFLDSPMAAKVVGVYDRHAQLFDEDALQVWKDKPNPFQLPNLRLTASAEESMAINRIERGAIVIAGSGMANAGRILHHFKHNLGKPQTHVVFVGYQAEGTIGRRLVDGAPWVRIHGKDVRANAQRHTIGGLSAHTDQKGLIEWYGQIGGRPQLALVHGEDKAREALAGEIGERYGIEVQLARPGMTLEV
- a CDS encoding M13 family metallopeptidase; its protein translation is MSTLRPLACALALSLIAGLASPTADAAKKKAAAKPKAPAAASACSDFYASANGDWLRSNPLSGAGSVSSLETLAANARKQQLELLNSAMTAPQGNVQKLLGDFWASGLDEAAVERDGAQPIAPLLGRINAIKKAKEIPASIAALHQVGIPVAFNFGADIDLQDLERHIGYFSQGGLGLPDPAYYTRTDADTRQLLGHYNNYVQKILTLTGTSKDQLAAESLFVIDLETRIARASKSLPDLRDPRANYAPVAVATLAKQYKNLQLGAFLKAQGVTDDSVSLANPQLFAELDKLLGSLKPDQWKTYLRWRVGDSMAPYLAKPFRDAEFEFRGRVLRGHAAPAPRQQAVLDAITLAAGPMVGHEYAARYLPAATDARAEQIAAQLRDALGKAIDADTRFSEAVKHEARAKLGKLKIEVGTPKRDLDYSVQPMGRGSFGSNMLIASTWRHREEMKRIGRGNADRRWDVLPQEPSLAYDIAQNRLIVTAAMLQAPVLDMSKPEAAQYGSYGALVGAELTHGFDSRGRYVNAKQEVRDWWTPAEVSAWDSLAGRVAAQYGAEPYPGLNGVKVNGNQVREVAIADQAGVELAWSAFRAASPAASKDADQAFFRAWAGLWAQQLSPEVAAQRSAAGIHAPGQWRTNVPLSNLAAFGETFGCKAGTAMQRKPDQQIKVFP
- a CDS encoding M13 family metallopeptidase; the protein is MTFKKPQVLLLSLAIATVVAACGKQETPAPTAPAAADKPAETSALKLDESKLPPVNRFVVADLDTAKDACTDFGGYVNGKWLAANAIPGDRTSWGAFEMLDERSTAVQRQIAEQAAADSKATGVEKIVGDLWSTGMDAAKINAQGLEPLKGDLAKIDTLDSAEKIADYLRSSAATGDNPLFGFGAEADFKDSANNIAYASQGGLGLPDTPYYSDAKHKDKLAAYEAHIAKVLELGGTPAADAAKQAKDVISFETRLAKASKSREELSRDVSLYYNPVSPADADKLTPNFSWTKFFESQGVALPKMFSLAVPAFHQEVSKMIGEVPAEQWKAYLRFHAIDGASPYLSDAFVEENFNFYSKTLRGQKELKERGKRVLDTIEGQAGEALGQMYVKVAFTPESKERMQTLVKNLSEALKVRIENLAWMSADTKKKAIEKWASFTPKIGYPDKWRDWNGLATSRDSYYANVKAANEFNYKWNLGKIGKPVDKTEWGMPPQMVNAYYNPLQNEIVFPAAILQPPFFDPKADDATNYGGIGAVIGHEMTHGYDDQGSRFGPTGNMEVWWAPSDAKAFSGLTDKLIQQFNAYEAAPGQHVNGKHTLGENIADLGGLATAYDAMKKAAGDTPDPKTDGFTRDQRFFLNWATVWRRNFTAEEMKVRLQTDEHALANFRAIGAPSNLPAFAAAFSCKPGQPMVREGDKQVVIW